The DNA window TACTTGGAAGAAGTTCAGCTACAGATCTGCATTTTGGACACATGTCCCTTCATAACTTCCCAACTTTTGGACACTTGCTCATCATTTCTTTCTCAAATGATGTTTCCAGATCAACAAACCTATCCTTCCCTGGGATCAGTCATTTCCTTAGTCGTGCCTTTTAGAAAGCAACCCTTTTACTGTCTATTTTATGACACTAGTAACActctgtgctccagctctgtATTAATCTTCAGagaatgttatttattttacagtatTGGCACAGCAAGAGACTTTCCTCTGCTTTGGATGAGGGCCCCCGGAGACAGCAGACACACCATCAGCACAGTGCCAAAATAATACTGCAGCACATTCAGCCTAAATTAGCATAAGATACTGAGATAacaccatttctttttcttctgatacTGCTCATATTGATACATTACGTTATGAAGAGCAGGCTGAGATCATAGTTTTCCTCTCCTGTAAACCCCTAACCATACTCTCCTAACTTTCCTAGCTTCAGGCCCTCAGCAGAAGTCCTGCTATTCCCCATCTTGGCTTTGCTGCAACGGGCTGTGAATCATCCTACATAAACTGCACAGGCATGCAAAACTAAGAATTTACTTGATTTGTCACTTACATAACATTTTAGTCCTGATCTCACAAGGAGTCCGGTAATTTTATATTGAACTAGTGAGAATACTACTCTCCTTATAATTTGTGTGAGAAAACTTTCTAATTAGAAAACCTAATTAGAAAAAGTCTTAAGTTGAATTTTGTatctgaaaacagaaacacTGTCAATTTTTCAGCACTAGGGCTTTTTATGAGAAGacattttgaaaattgtttttcaaaatgtatttttggaGTTTCAAGACTAAGAGTAAATGTAATAGCTCAGTGGTGAAAGGCACTTCTTAGTAAGACTGACAGATTGGAAGTCTTTAACCATGGGTGGCATCTATCGAAGAGAAGCTTCTTTTTCCTACAGCTTTAGTAAGCAGAGCTGCACAAACACTGGTCCCATGTAGGCTGGTTTTCTGGATAGACACCTACACTAATTTTTATACCAGATCCCTGTAGAAAGCAGTGTGAATGAACATATTCCATGTTTTAGGGCACATTTCCATTATATCCCATTAGCTAAATTTATAGTGAATTTAGCTAATGGGATATAATGGAAGTGTGCCTTAAACTTTTGTGCTGCCTATAAGGTAATgaatcagtatttttttttttttcagataatcCCCTTAATTCTActctctactttttttttttttaatcccacaATTCCTAAAATAAGTCAATGGATAATTTCATGACAAAGTCTGAAGCAACCTGAGTGACATCCACATCCACTCCAGAGCTCAGACATAATGCAAACAcagttgcatattttatcataTTCTATCATCAATTTTCACACACACTTGGCAAAATGTTACTGATATTTTTGAGTCCCTGTCGCTGTCTCGGCTGTTttaatgacctggaaaggctcgggatggccttgggcagcccgcgctccaaaggacgaaaggagtcttcaggttttttctcagtcttcagtgtttattagtttttatctacaagattttctctcggcccgacagaggtttgcacagcaagccagccatgagcacactgagagcccccggggcggtcacttatctttatactcaaaactacgtataagatatttacctattttccccaatacctttcacccttattgaccagtgcacttttagtaagaaccaatcccaaagtgccaccaccaccacagaagatggaggccaagaagaagaagaaggacagaacatgcccaaattcctccatcttacttctctagacgcccctgtacagaaatcctaaaccctgtgtctcacactctaattaacttatcccttcaccatttagccagtgaaatcctcccatcctcatacaggtgtcgtctcccgtgcaggatcaaagtccagccaccagacacttctggcaacattccaggactcccgagccccccaagggtggtcttggTGACtcagcacatcagtcctgaggcGCTGAGATCCCACAAGTCCCCACGCACACAAGCCTGACACTCCCCCTCAAAGGCAAATCCCCACAACAATTTCATGAGCGGGGctcagttttctttaaaaatgtcattCATTACTAGGGGTAAAGAATTTGTCATCCACCTTTTCTGCAAGATTCTAATGGTTACATTACTTACATGTAAAACACGTGGATTTATGTTGGGGTGGGTACATCACTCACCACACTAAGGAGGATTAAGACACCTTTTAACCTTCCCAGTGAAGCTGTACAGACAAGCCCTTAAGGGTACCTTATTAAGAAAAGGCTAAGTGTAATTGAGCACATTACTGTATTTCAGTGCAGTGTAGAGCATTATGGTCTCAAGTCTCAGCCACCAAGACAGATTCTGTATTTCACTTTGTGACTGACAGTGCAGAGGGCTAAAAGTGTAATCTGATGTCACTCCTTTTACATTAATATATTTCTAATGTGTCTGCTAGCGGTattgtcacagcacagcagcttaCTAGGATAGGTGGTATGCAGAGAAATTCCACCACCTCCAATTTTGTTTTTAGAAAATCTTAATTCCAAGTCTTACATCAGTCATTGATATTTAACATGACTGATACTGAGGTTTTGATGGTTAACAGTGGGCTTATGTGAAAACTAAAATGTTTTGATGACCTCAACACTAACATGGACTTTTCAGCCTCTTTTTCCCTTGTTCCCAAAGGGAACAAACTAGTCTACagaaaacccaggaaaaaaaattgcatgtgAATAAACACAAAGTAAGTCCATGTCataaaaaataaccccaaacccccaagtGCAGTAAAGACAAATCCAAATTGTTTCCTCAGCACCAGAGCTAAAGATGCctccctcctctttccctcaTGTATAATAAGGTGCAAAGTTCTGCCTGGAGCTTTTCCCAGTGCCATGGAGTGTGGTTTGTATTCCCCACAGCTGAACTTGGATCACTTTTTCTCAAACAGGGGAAATAATATTTCTCTCTTCTGCCCCACAACTAGTGTCCATGAAACTTACAGAAATTCAGTATTCATTTAAGTAAACAGGAATCTGAAAACTGGCCATTAACTAAAAATTTACTAAAGAAGAACAAACAAATGCACCCACACATCACAGCATTTGCATGAGCTTTTATTCACAGCAGGGCCATGTAAATCTCTTTTCCTACACAAACAAACTACAGAAAGGATATGAAATATGAACAATGAAAAACTAGATGAATACCAATATTAACAGCACTTTGAAATAGATGAAAATTAGACTATAAACTGAAGCAACATGGCCACAACAGCTAGGGTAGACACCAAGGTTTTGATGCTGATATAGAGAGCAGGtacaaattttatttctcttctacTCTTATTTCAGTTAGCTGGAATACTTCTCATCAAATACCAGTTCATGGAAGTTTTGAGCTCTTTAGATGATAAGTgtggaaaaaaagcccaaaaggaaaagcaatacTCCACCATGTGGCATTGCATGAGAACAGGCAGAATCCTTCCTCAAGTCAGACTTTTTCAAGTCTTACATTGATTTGCAATATAAAGTGTAAAATCATAGTGGAACAGAGCAGTTTTGTGGAATCATATTCTGacacatttggaaaaaataaaactgaaaacaaacaaacaaaaagacacCCACTAAATTCAGTCCATTTCACCAGACTGtgaatttgggaggaaaaaacccttttgGCTCACTCCCTAACAATGCAGTTCAGGTACCTAGAATGAAATAGTCCTCTATTTGAAATGACTACTTACACTTTTAAATATTATATGTAATGATCAAAAAATTAGAGAAGCATTTTTATTGGACTGAAAATATTTAGTGGAGAGATGAGAAAGGCCCTTAAAGAAAAACTTCAAATTTCCTTTAATTCTCAGGAAAACTGTGGAGATTTCAAAAATCTCCttaaactgaattattttcctttgcactctttatgaaaaaatccccagctttttctctctttttttttttttttttgtttaaaatcctTCTTTTCGAGTCAATTTTCCATATATCAATCTTGAATTTTTAGACCATTTTCCAAAGTGTGctccagagaaaaaacaaaacaagtctAACCATAAGTAATTGCAGTAATAATTTTTGCCTGGGAAAAGACAGTTGCTATATTCAATTAATAGGAAGGTATAAAGTTATTTACAACAGCTTGTCTTCACATTCCTCATTATAATATGGCACAACCACAGATTTACAGGataaatataaaacattaaTGGATATGGTGATGCTGGTTTCTATTTGGGGATCATTTATGACAATGGTTTTGCAAAACAGCCATTGAAGTGAGATAGAACTAACCACAACACAGATGGCTCCAAAACTAATCTGTGAGCATCTGCATATTTTGGTAAGTACTTCAGAAATACTACATGGGTAGAAAAAAAGGATGTGCAAATGCACTTAAACCTATAACACATGCATATTTTTCTCTACCTCAGAAACCATAGAACTGTCCATAATATCAATCCTTTGGCCCAGTAAACCAAGAGCTCGAGTTTATTTAATGTCTAGTTATAATGAAAAGATTTTCAATTCAAAATTTATCAAAAgacaaattttcaaattttgtcTATGAAACAGGAATTATCCTCTCAGAGAAAACTAGAAAAATATGGGATTGAATAATAATTAATTCAGACATAAAGCAGGTCACTTCTGCTCAATTCAGTTTAATGTCAAGAAAATCATAACAAAACTAGCTATCAGCACACCCCATACATCATCAGTGCAGACTTATTTTTAGTCACAATTCATGAAATTTCTTGGAAAGGCAGAGGTCCTAAACTGCTTCTCTGGGGAGAAGGTAGATACACCAGAGGTAAAGGCAAGCCCAGCTTCACAAACCCACAAGCTAACACTGAGAGGCTCCATAATGAAATTAGGAATACCTACACCAACTGTGCACtttttggtttgggatttttttgtggggggggggggttgtggCTTTTTTTCAGCTGAGAGACAAATGGCTGTCCTTCTAGGAAAGTGCTTCATAAAAACTGGTCATCTGTGAGCCCATGTAGAGATGACCAAATCTCTGGAGAAAAAATGAACCTTCAAACGTATATATTAGAAAATGGCATTATCCTGAAAGAGGGTCAGATGTCACTGGTTTGTTATCTATAACAAAAAAGGAACTGATCCAAAAATTTTATAGTGCTCCAAAAAGTCTCACTTTTCTGATATTAATATTCATGTTTACTGATGCAGGAGGATAAATTTGCCTTCTCTTTCAGTCCAGCCTGTAAATGTTGATTTGACTGATCCATACAGAATTATAAAGTTATCCATGTGCTAACACATCTATtataaggaaataaaagcacaggCTGTGACTTACCACAGGGAGCTGTAGCCTGCTCTTTGAAAACAAGATTACTCTGGCTGTAGCCAGCTCCCTGAATGACTGGGAGTTATTCCATACTAATTTTGACAAAATGCTTTCAATGAAATCTGGGACCATACTTGCAATTCCACTGACTGCTGCTCTTTAAGTCTCCACCAGGAGCTGCGTGTGCTGGGCATGGAGGTACCACAGTGAGCTCATGCCCACTCAGGATGCCTTTGCAGGTAGaactgaaatttatttctgaaaatgacCTTACCTGAAACTCAAGTCAAAGCATTTGATAAAGATCTGCTTCTTCAGTGTCCAGCCTTCACAGTGTCCAACCTACACAGGAGTAATGTGAGCATCTAAGCAACACAGTACTGACAGATTGGCTCTTACCAGAGCCTCTGAAATACACTTCTCCTCTCTCAATTTGTGCAGCACAATGAAATCCTGCTTTCGAATGGGACATCACATTcacagtgtttaaaaatattcttagaGAAGTTTCTACACACCAAAGGCACCAGTGaaggaaaatataaaggaaacaGGTTAATGGGTAATAATAACCAAGACAGCTTTGAAGGGCAATAGTTATCCCTGTCTTTTTAACTGTATTCTTACTAAGTATCATACAAATGTAGAGACCAAAGCTCACAGCTTAACCTTCTAACCATATGAAAATCACTAAAATAATCCATAAAGGAGGGAGGTATTGATAATGAATCTTGTAGCAAAATTCTTTCCTCTGTTTGTAAGGTTGCTTTGCTACACACTAAAAATTGCTTGTTTTACTCACCTTCTGTACAGCAAGTtaatttaatctgtttttatAGATAGATTTATCAAATAAGTTCTTTTCCAAGTTCATCTGTTTCTGTTTGTAACAGAAACATTCTAGCAGCAGTGATACTCTATAGATGTATCACAGTATTTAGGAAATGAGAGGAGATCATCTCCATAAGATCACTCTTATGGAGCAGGGGTtcttaaaatgggaaaattaaAGCTTATTCCTTCTTTGCATAGGACAGTTGGCTTCAGGGGAACTTGAAGTCATGACCAGGCTGCAATTGCTTTCACTTGCTTAACATCAGGTCAGTTGAGTGGTTTGGGACAATATTTACAACTGATTTCAACCCATCTTTATCTTAATTATGTGTAAAGtcatgaaaagtaaaaaaatcttgAGCTATGTCTGTAAAAACTTATCTACTGACAGTACTGAAGAAGTGCAAAGCTTGATTTTCAGTCTTATTTTTTGCTCACATGAATCCAGAAGATACTTAAAACAAAGAAGATCCTTATAAACAAAGCCTACTGGATACTGAAGTCTCTCAGACTTTATTAAATATACAGAATTACTAAAAGCTAAATAGCAGAATAGAATCAACATTTTGATTAGAATGAAACTATTTCAGTCCTTCCATAGCCAACAGTAATAATCATCTGAGAGCATCAGATCACATAACCTTTTCACAGCAAAGGTCTGTACTGTCTAGGGCTGGCTGAGGTTGGGATGCTTCCAAAGGCAAACTGTTTACTCAGAGGCAGATTTGATCACGGCTCATGGTTTTCCACAGGGCAGCTAGCTCGCTGAAGACCTTTAAAAACCTTTCCCTAGACCTCATCCACTAGGCTGTTTGGGCTAAGTATTTAAAGCAGTAGCAAAGTGCCAAGTcaaaagcaaagaatttttttcttagagAAGCAAGGAAAAGACAGAGAGCAAAAGTTAGCACTGCAGATTATTGCAAGCTTCAGAGAATACAAAACAATTGTTTTAGAGACAGCTAAAAATATCTTCTTGTAAGACTGCTTGctcttctgccaaaggcatACAATACACTGAGAAACATTTGCAGAATCAAAATATTTATACTACAAAGTAGCAGTTTCTACTTTAGAAACTTATAGCTGATTAAGTTGGAACTTCATGTTCTGTAATAAGGACAAAAGAATATCAAGCATAGCCATAAGTAAATATTGGCTTTGTTACAAGCttattaaaacaacaacaacaaaaaaatgaatccagcaatttttttctctagatCACATTTACCTTGGTGTAACTATAAATACAGTTATAggataaaatataattttacttTCTAACCTTCTTTTTGCTATGTGAAATGAGTTGTACTAGAATGCACCCtgaaaaaaggaacagaaggGCTGTTCTCTGAGGAAGCTTTATAAATGAACCTCATCTCTCAGGAAGCTTTATAAATGATTGTTCTATATACTCCAAAATCTTGTCTCAACTTAAAATTCAATATAACTCTTCATCTGTAGTTATACAAATGAAGCAGGAAAGGCAAAGCAGGAACTTAAAGGTTTATAGAGATCAAACTTCAGAGAAACTTTATTGGAAAGTGTCAAGTTCAGTTCCTTTGTTAATTACAAGCATCAGAAAATCTTGCCTTTTTATgggtaaaaaaaaccaaagacaaGTGATTTAAATCATGATCAGAGTGAAAATTCACTTTTGAAAATCCAAGTTTTCTTGCCATATTTAGCAAATGTCAAAACAGTATTTACAGCAACATCAACAGTGCAGCTCTGAGGCTGCCAATATTGCCTCCAACTGTGTAAAccacttttttcttccctcttttttgaaatcttttcttccctttccccttccaaaGACACAAAACTTAGTAGGAATTTAACATGTTGTGGTATTTGTATCGCTGGAGAAACAACTTGTTCAGCAATCATTAATTGCCAGctcctgcatttatttttaactgctcTCTTTTGTTGTAACccaagaaaaaaccccaaaaaatgaTACAAGTGGGTGCCAGCCAAACTTTTGTGCCAAAAATAAACCTGCCTCTAAGTAAGGCCCAAAACTGAGACTATTGTAGGCTTTCAGAAAAGACTAATCATCAACAAAACAGTTTGCACAATTTGCTGAACTACAGTAAGCAATTTCTAAGAGAACAGTAAAGGAGCAGAAGTGGAAAAAGAGCAAAAGAGCAAAGTGCTGAAAGCATTTATATTGTCTATTACTTGATTCATTACTTGCAACTTCACTGCTTCCCCCTGAATGTCTTCCTTTGCATGCTGATGAAAAGGCAGAACAGAGCAAAACAGACTTTTGGTGCTACAAACTGCTTCTATCAACTGGTGAGGCTTCACTCTGCAGATGtgcttcccttcttcccttgaAGAAAGGAAAGTGAGGTGCAGTGAGTATTAAGGAGTAAGAGATCAAGTCATGTGAATCAATCTTTGGTTAATCTGCAATAGTAACTGCCTCCATCCTTCTCTTCATGTTGGCACCATCAAGAACTATCTGTGCTTGCCATCCTCCTCTGTCCTTCTTACCCATCCATACAACTTGTCCCTCAAGTCACTACCTAAACATAcgtatattttatatatatatatacatatatagggGCAAGTAGTACATAATTTCTGACAAAATTATGTTTCCATGGGACTTCTGTGCCATTCTCTACAACCAATAACACACCAGAATACTGCCCTCAGCTGATCCTGCAGCATGGTGTAATACATTACAAACATCATCTGACTTCTCAGGTTTTATCACAGTACAGGAGAAATGGATAGAAGAGCCAGTGCCTATGAAATTGTGTGGAAATCAAGTGTCAGGATCATGACACATAGAAACACAACAGGGGCAACTCGTGCTCACCTCAGGACTGCTCAGAAACTGGCTTCATCTCAAGATGGAGTACACTGAAGAGCTAACACAAGAGGACATCCTGCAGTTTCTGCTACTGCAGGCATTAGCTACTGAAGTGCACTTTCTTTCTAAGTCTTCAAAAATTCTTAACTTGGCTCTTTATAGCACCATAACTTTAAAATGCCTACTGTGTACTGTCACGCCATCGAGCCTGTAAGCTGGTAACTTTGTCTTGGCACATCTGGAGCTTTAAAGAAGTATAAATGATATTAATATACAAAGTGAGTCCTAAGTATTGTCAGACTCGAAATTCAGAACATGTTCAATGTGAATGGATGTTATTAGAAGGTGTAAACACTTCTATTAAAGCGAGCTAATAGCATCAGAACTAATCACTACAGCAAAATGTTTTATCACCTAGGAAAAGAGATAAACAGCAAGTTTCCACATTCATGCTCTTTACTTACAAGGCTTTCAAGGAGCTGATTATTTCTTCTTGTAACAGGTAAATCAATACCAAAGCCATCACTGCCTCCTACCTTGGTGAAACACTACACACGCTACAGTTCTCCCCAGAGCTCCTCACAACTGAAAAGAGCTGCAACCAAAAGCTGAAAACTTAAACtcaaaaatttctcttttaagcCTCCTGGGAATTCACATGAATTTCCCAGAAACCCAAAGATAATCCTAATCTACTCATGTAAAATCAAGACACTGATTGGCAAAGATGGAGTTATAGTAGCACACACTGTAACTACCAACTGGCTAATGCTAATGTGGAACAGGAAAGCAGACAGAGAGGTGATCCATGTGCTCCTGTAATTACATTCCACAGTTCTTCTGTGCCTTGTTTTCCAGTAAAAAAGCCAGGAAGGTATGGCTTCTATCACgacttaaaaaaatcttgcattTCAAACTGCTGGTGCACATAATCACACAAACACCATCTGACCTAGCAGAGCAGACTGTGTagtaaagaaaaagagatacATATTTTCAAAACAGGGTTTTATTGAAACTTATCAAAAACATCTGAAATGTAATGCAGGGAAGACACTTCAGACCTcagtccttttcttttttgctttgggtttttctgACAGCTGAGATAATTCACTTTCTTCAACTTCATCACAatgctttctcttctttttctttgacgTTTTATGGTCACTTTGGTAACCACTGGAGTCACTGGTAGGCAATACAAGTTCCTGTTCTCCTTGTTTGTCCTTGTccttatcttttttctttttcttcttcttctttttgtcATCACATAATCCATTCACAGCATCAGCACCTGGCTCTTCATTTTCCCTCTCCAGGTTACCCATCTCATTTAAAGGCTCTTCAGTGACATTATCTTCTCCACAGTTATTCAGGCCATTTTCCTGGTGCTCAAGATTTTGAATTTCATCCCCATTTGTACTTTCAGGGACTGCAGCAGATTTTTTGGGCCGCATGCTGTAAACAAATATACAACATAAACTGGATTAGAGACATGTCAGGGTACCTCACACAGTGAAATGTCAAAATTTGCTAAAACACCAAGCAGATAGAAGATAAACATTTGTTAAAAACAACAAGTGGAGAACATGATACTCTGTGTTACAGAGAATCAGAGTTTAATACTCTCAGGGTAATTTCTATTACCTTACTAGTTTCCTTCTTACCACATAATAAATATTCTCTTTCAAATCTTAGCCTAAATTTCTTCTCTAAAGTGCCATACAGACCATTTGGTAATTCCTTTTTTCTAGTGCTCATTCATCCCCTAATTCATAACTACACAATGTGTAGTAaagattttttgggttttttttaagtcattCACAAAAACACCCAGCTAGTGGCCAATTCAGTCATATATGAGGCACACTGCTGATTTTACCAAGCAATTACCCTActctaattaaaacaaaagtgaTGCccaaaaagttttaaaaaacccaaaaaactccacaaaaacccaacagaTTTTCCCCCTCCAACAGCTACCTTGCAACCAAGAGCACTGGAAAAATGTCTAAGACAAATATGGAAAGAATGCAGTTAAAAACCATGGAGGTTTTTATGTCCCCAGAGGCACTGAAGACAAAACTGCTAACTTTCACTGCAATTCCACTGAAATTATCCAGAGCATCCTTCCAGatcaaaagaagaaacaaacaaaaaatgccaTGAATTTGCCAGTAGGAGTCATATTATACATTtaatcaaaaccaaaatcacgctgaaagaaaaacattgctCAGTAAATGACcgctttaaaagaaaaacatgaatgAACTCTTCTGAAGACAAGATTTCTTGCAAAGTTACCCATAAACTTACAGAGTCCTAAGGAGGAAGTTGACACATTTTCTCATCTTTGAAATTCTCATGTTTTAGCAAGTATTTAAGTCATGTATTTGTCAATATACAATACATATGCATGCGTTTGTGTTCAAATGTCAATGTAAACACTGTGTTCAGGACCCCTGGACTGTTTGCACTTGAAAAGCCTATGCACAAAGTTACTCTTGAACACCTGGGTGTGCTATTTTGAGCAAATATTATATATGCCATCCACAATGAACAGGTCAACATACTCAGATTTTTAAAGCTCAAGAAACAcctagttttattttttccagggaaaatttCCATGGAAGTTCTAAACAGCAGAAAGTTTAGTTTAAGCcaacacatatatatatattttttaatttatatatttatatatatagttatagaTACAGTTATATAGGGATTTGtgtaaaaataagaaagctGAAAGACTAAGATGTAATTAAAATCACTTAGCTTGCAAAAAACATATTAAAGCAGttaaaaatattctctgttAAGGCACCATACCTGCTTTTAGTGAGTCCTCCTCGAATGAAGAACACCCCAGCTGTATCAGAATCCAAGTGCAACACTTGAAATTTCAGTTCATCCCCTATTTTTAACCCCAGCTCTTGCCACTGTACAGGGGACATTTGTTCAGGCTTGGGGATAGATGCATTGAAGCAGCCATGTATCAGGCAGCCAATGTGACTAGGGGCCACTTTATTAATTACaccctaaaaaagaaaaagaatgtcaTGCAAGTCTGTAGCAAAAATCAGCCCTTTCAATGCAAACCCTTTAAATATTTAGTTTCCCATATGGAAAAGTTGCAGTAAGAGTTTATGTACAAGTTAGGAAGTCAGTTTATTTAGCAATAAGTTAATGCTCCTTCACTAAAATCAAAATTAGTCCTGTAAACTCTTTATAGAATTCCTCTGAAAATAGAACTGAACTGCAGGAGAACAAGTCAAAATATGGGATTTAGCTACAGTGAATACCTGAGTAGGTGACTCTTTCCTTACACTTCAGTGATCGACTTCACTTTGAAGCCATTTTAAGTCTGATTTACTTGCCTAAAATGCTCTTcaagctggcacagcagctgaagaCAGGGAAGACACATAAAAAGCTTCTGAATACTCCATTCAGTGGATTTCTGACACATCTGCATATGAATCCATATCTACCTTTGTTTTACCGATAGAATTAATGACACTGAAAAATTTTCAATTCTCCTCCTAGGAAGATGGCACATTCACCCTGAAA is part of the Ammospiza nelsoni isolate bAmmNel1 chromosome 1, bAmmNel1.pri, whole genome shotgun sequence genome and encodes:
- the POLR1F gene encoding DNA-directed RNA polymerase I subunit RPA43, whose translation is MAVPREPPAAPALPPPAPAAPAAAGAPSFGAARALVARRHSCLVAAAHRRHVALPPRFLGRKRSGIRAQLDAELLRYSESLQGVPVAYDNIKVVGELGDIYDDQGFIHLDVEADFIIFSPKKGKKLVGVINKVAPSHIGCLIHGCFNASIPKPEQMSPVQWQELGLKIGDELKFQVLHLDSDTAGVFFIRGGLTKSSMRPKKSAAVPESTNGDEIQNLEHQENGLNNCGEDNVTEEPLNEMGNLERENEEPGADAVNGLCDDKKKKKKKKKDKDKDKQGEQELVLPTSDSSGYQSDHKTSKKKKRKHCDEVEESELSQLSEKPKAKKKRTEV